The Paraburkholderia acidisoli genome contains a region encoding:
- a CDS encoding TolC family outer membrane protein — protein MTRLHAMALSALLVWAWPAAHAHAADLLGIVETTLDRDATLAAARDAARAAQQAVPRARAGLLPSVQGGWGRSYNRIAMDDFPTTHYWQNGWTVALTQPLFDWSRWTAYRQADYVAARGTLQAASAMQDAILAASQAYFDVLAAEDELARASDYLHALDAHLALIQRAKAAGEATLVDVREGEASRAQAQLQRLDAQSQLRLARAALERLAGANAGALARLPAQASAPALQPADVEPWVTQAEAHGYAVQVADVALTIAKFDTEKARAGHFPSVDLQITHTPAGAGGGYSRPTTTTTGMAFVTIPVFSGGETTARVNEAKALEDKARDELEAAARDAAANARDGWLRVAMGRERVATLAQLVQRNETSLEATRIGFGAGSRTSTDILRATEALYASRRDAIRARYDAVLALLRLLAQTATLDLDEVARINTQLFAGGAARSEPPPVQTPVRMPVAPAKREAVVPRATAAAVGPVPTTQAVARAAPQVTAVPPVKQAPPVPLMTQAAPVPTVKQAPPVPTSAEILPAASAAPSTYAPIVP, from the coding sequence ATGACGCGGCTGCACGCCATGGCCTTATCGGCGCTGCTCGTCTGGGCGTGGCCGGCGGCCCATGCCCATGCCGCCGATCTGCTCGGTATCGTCGAGACCACGCTCGATCGCGATGCCACGCTCGCGGCGGCGCGCGATGCCGCCCGCGCGGCGCAGCAAGCCGTGCCGAGAGCGCGTGCGGGTTTGCTGCCGAGCGTGCAGGGCGGTTGGGGCCGCTCGTACAACCGCATCGCGATGGACGATTTCCCGACCACGCACTACTGGCAGAACGGCTGGACGGTCGCGCTCACGCAGCCGCTCTTCGACTGGTCGCGCTGGACGGCTTACCGGCAGGCCGATTACGTGGCCGCGCGCGGCACGCTCCAGGCGGCGAGCGCGATGCAGGACGCGATCCTCGCGGCGTCGCAAGCCTACTTCGACGTGCTCGCGGCCGAAGACGAACTCGCGCGCGCCAGCGACTATCTGCATGCGCTCGACGCGCATCTCGCGCTGATACAGCGCGCGAAGGCGGCGGGCGAGGCCACGCTCGTCGACGTGCGCGAAGGCGAGGCGAGCCGCGCGCAGGCGCAGTTGCAGAGGCTCGACGCGCAAAGCCAGTTGCGTCTCGCGCGCGCCGCGCTCGAGCGTCTCGCGGGCGCGAATGCCGGAGCGCTCGCGCGCTTGCCCGCGCAGGCGAGCGCACCCGCGCTGCAGCCCGCCGACGTCGAACCGTGGGTCACGCAGGCCGAGGCGCACGGTTACGCCGTTCAGGTCGCCGACGTCGCGCTGACGATCGCGAAGTTCGATACCGAAAAAGCGCGCGCGGGCCACTTTCCGAGCGTCGACCTGCAGATCACGCACACGCCGGCGGGCGCGGGCGGCGGCTACTCGCGCCCGACCACCACGACCACGGGCATGGCATTCGTCACGATTCCCGTGTTCAGCGGCGGCGAGACCACGGCGCGCGTGAACGAAGCGAAGGCGCTCGAAGACAAGGCGCGCGACGAACTCGAAGCGGCCGCGCGCGACGCCGCCGCGAATGCGCGCGACGGCTGGCTGCGCGTGGCAATGGGGCGAGAGCGCGTCGCCACGCTCGCGCAACTCGTTCAGCGCAACGAGACCTCGCTGGAGGCGACGCGCATCGGGTTCGGCGCGGGCAGCCGCACCAGCACCGACATCCTGCGCGCGACTGAAGCGCTCTATGCGAGCCGGCGCGACGCGATCCGCGCGCGCTACGACGCGGTGCTCGCGCTGCTGCGTTTGCTGGCCCAAACGGCGACGCTCGATCTCGACGAAGTCGCGCGCATCAACACGCAGTTGTTCGCGGGCGGCGCGGCACGAAGCGAGCCGCCGCCGGTTCAGACGCCGGTGCGGATGCCGGTCGCGCCCGCGAAGCGCGAGGCCGTCGTCCCGCGCGCGACCGCTGCCGCTGTGGGGCCGGTTCCCACAACGCAAGCCGTCGCGCGCGCTGCGCCGCAAGTGACGGCGGTGCCGCCAGTGAAACAAGCACCACCAGTGCCGCTAATGACGCAAGCCGCGCCGGTCCCCACAGTGAAGCAGGCGCCGCCCGTGCCGACCTCGGCGGAGATACTGCCCGCCGCGTCCGCGGCGCCGTCCACCTACGCGCCTATCGTCCCCTGA
- a CDS encoding urate hydroxylase PuuD yields the protein MEGFITDWLNLALRWFHVIAAIAWIGESFYFVALDNSLKPPTDPNQRRRGVFGELWHVHGGGFYNMQKYTVAPPEMPDDLHWSKWPSYTTWLSGASLFTVLYLMAPNTYLIDKNVLDMGPVVAIFSALGFLAAGWIVYDSLCRMLGAKDRLLGVCVGIYVVIAAYLACHIFSGRAAYLIMGAMLATIMSANVFFVIIPGQRKMVAAMLKGEVPNPIYGKRGKQRSVHNTYFTLPVVFAMLSNHYAMTYAHAYNWAVLVVIMLAGALIRQFFVMRHRGQQLWYLPIGGVALMFVALVWTLPRPVVPQAEAANMPAVKLADIQPILQQRCVACHSAHPTMMGAAPAGVMFDTPAEISQNAQRLYQQSVTLKAMPLGNVTHMTDDERQKIAAWFQGGAKVE from the coding sequence ATGGAAGGCTTTATCACCGACTGGCTGAACCTCGCGCTGCGCTGGTTCCACGTCATCGCCGCGATCGCCTGGATCGGCGAATCGTTCTATTTCGTCGCGCTCGACAACAGCCTCAAACCGCCCACGGACCCGAACCAGCGCCGCCGCGGCGTGTTCGGCGAACTGTGGCATGTGCACGGCGGCGGCTTCTACAACATGCAGAAGTACACCGTCGCGCCGCCCGAAATGCCCGACGATCTGCACTGGTCGAAATGGCCGTCGTACACCACGTGGCTCTCCGGCGCTTCGCTGTTCACGGTGCTGTACCTGATGGCGCCGAACACGTATCTCATCGACAAGAACGTGCTCGACATGGGTCCGGTGGTGGCGATCTTCTCGGCGCTCGGCTTCCTCGCCGCGGGCTGGATCGTGTACGACTCGCTGTGCCGCATGCTCGGTGCGAAAGACAGGCTGCTCGGCGTGTGCGTGGGCATTTACGTGGTGATCGCCGCGTATCTCGCGTGCCACATTTTCTCGGGCCGCGCCGCGTATCTGATCATGGGCGCGATGCTCGCGACGATCATGTCGGCGAACGTGTTCTTCGTCATCATTCCGGGCCAGCGCAAGATGGTGGCGGCCATGCTCAAGGGCGAGGTGCCGAACCCCATCTACGGCAAGCGCGGCAAGCAGCGTTCGGTGCACAACACCTACTTCACGCTGCCCGTGGTGTTCGCGATGCTCTCGAACCACTACGCCATGACTTACGCGCATGCGTACAACTGGGCCGTGCTCGTGGTGATCATGCTGGCCGGCGCGCTGATTCGCCAGTTCTTCGTGATGCGCCATCGCGGCCAGCAGCTCTGGTATCTGCCGATCGGCGGCGTGGCGCTGATGTTCGTCGCGCTCGTATGGACGCTGCCGCGCCCGGTCGTGCCGCAAGCCGAAGCCGCGAACATGCCGGCCGTCAAGCTCGCCGACATCCAGCCGATCCTGCAACAGCGCTGCGTGGCCTGTCACTCCGCGCATCCGACGATGATGGGCGCCGCGCCCGCCGGCGTGATGTTCGACACGCCCGCCGAGATCTCGCAGAACGCGCAGCGGCTGTATCAGCAATCCGTGACGCTCAAGGCTATGCCGCTCGGCAACGTGACGCACATGACCGACGATGAACGGCAGAAGATCGCCGCGTGGTTCCAGGGCGGCGCGAAGGTGGAATAA
- the uraH gene encoding hydroxyisourate hydrolase codes for MGKLTTHVLDTANGRPGAGIKVELYALDGDARRALKTVTTNHDGRCDAPLLEAEALVAGEYELVFHAGAYFAALGANVPEPRFVDRVVLRFGIADAAAHYHVPLLVSPWSYSTYRGS; via the coding sequence ATGGGCAAGCTGACTACCCACGTGCTCGACACCGCAAACGGCCGCCCCGGCGCGGGCATCAAGGTCGAGTTGTACGCGCTCGACGGCGACGCGCGCCGCGCGCTCAAGACCGTCACCACCAATCACGACGGCCGCTGCGACGCGCCGCTGCTCGAAGCCGAAGCGCTGGTCGCGGGCGAATACGAACTCGTGTTCCATGCCGGCGCCTACTTCGCCGCGCTCGGGGCGAACGTGCCGGAACCGCGCTTCGTCGATCGCGTGGTGCTGCGCTTCGGCATCGCCGACGCGGCCGCGCACTACCACGTGCCGCTGCTGGTTTCGCCGTGGTCGTACAGCACGTATCGCGGCAGTTGA
- a CDS encoding 8-oxoguanine deaminase, giving the protein MEHTRTQAAPGGARTLLLKNAAMLLTMDAARREIRDGGLYIEGNRIVAVGPTSELPATADEVIDASGLIVTPGLVNTHHHMYQSLTRAVPAAQDAELFGWLTSLYKVWAHLTPEMIEVSTLTAMAELLLSGCTTSSDHLYIYPNGSRLDDSIRAAQRIGMRFHASRGSMSVGQKDGGLPPDSVVEREDAILADTQRLIETYHDAGRYAMLRVVVAPCSPFSVSRDLMRESAVLARHYGVSMHTHLAENVNDIAYSREKFGMTPAQYAEDLGWVGRDVWHAHCVQLDDHGIGLFGRTGTGIAHCPCSNMRLASGIAPVKKMRLAGVPVGLGVDGSASNDGAQMIGEARQAMLLARVGFGPDAMTAREALEIATRGGARVLGRDDIGALEPGMAADFVAFDLRTPQFAGALHDPVAALVFCAPSQVALNVIDGRVVVKDGVLQTLELGPVIERHNGLAAQLANLAR; this is encoded by the coding sequence ATGGAACACACACGCACACAAGCGGCGCCAGGCGGCGCGCGAACGCTGCTGCTGAAAAACGCCGCCATGCTGTTGACGATGGACGCGGCACGGCGCGAGATACGCGACGGCGGCCTCTATATCGAAGGCAACCGCATTGTCGCGGTTGGACCGACGAGCGAATTGCCCGCCACGGCGGACGAGGTGATCGACGCGAGCGGCCTGATCGTCACACCGGGCCTCGTCAACACGCATCACCACATGTATCAGAGCCTCACGCGCGCCGTGCCCGCCGCGCAGGACGCCGAGCTGTTCGGCTGGCTCACGAGTCTGTACAAGGTGTGGGCGCATCTCACGCCCGAGATGATCGAGGTGTCGACGCTCACGGCGATGGCGGAATTGCTGCTCTCGGGCTGCACCACGTCGAGCGACCATCTTTACATCTATCCGAACGGCAGCCGTCTCGACGACAGCATTCGCGCCGCGCAGCGCATCGGCATGCGTTTTCATGCGAGCCGCGGCAGCATGAGCGTCGGGCAGAAGGACGGCGGCTTGCCGCCCGATTCGGTGGTCGAGCGCGAGGACGCGATTCTCGCCGACACGCAACGCCTGATCGAGACGTATCACGACGCGGGCCGTTACGCGATGCTGCGCGTCGTGGTCGCGCCGTGCTCGCCGTTTTCGGTGAGCCGCGACCTGATGCGCGAGTCGGCGGTGCTGGCGCGGCACTACGGCGTATCGATGCATACGCATCTCGCCGAGAACGTCAACGACATCGCCTATAGCCGCGAGAAGTTCGGCATGACACCGGCGCAATATGCCGAAGACCTCGGCTGGGTCGGCCGCGACGTGTGGCATGCGCACTGCGTCCAGCTCGACGATCACGGCATCGGCCTGTTCGGGCGCACGGGCACCGGCATCGCGCATTGTCCGTGCTCGAACATGCGGCTTGCATCGGGTATTGCGCCCGTGAAGAAGATGCGGCTCGCGGGCGTGCCGGTCGGCCTCGGGGTGGACGGCTCGGCCTCGAACGACGGTGCGCAGATGATCGGCGAGGCGCGTCAGGCCATGCTGCTCGCGCGCGTGGGCTTCGGCCCCGACGCGATGACGGCGCGCGAAGCGCTCGAGATCGCCACGCGGGGCGGCGCGCGGGTGCTGGGCCGCGACGATATCGGCGCGCTCGAGCCCGGCATGGCCGCCGACTTCGTGGCGTTCGATCTGCGCACGCCGCAGTTCGCGGGCGCGCTGCACGATCCGGTCGCGGCGCTGGTGTTCTGCGCGCCGTCACAGGTCGCGCTGAACGTGATCGACGGCCGCGTGGTGGTGAAGGACGGCGTGCTGCAAACGCTGGAACTCGGGCCGGTGATCGAGCGGCACAACGGGCTCGCCGCGCAGCTCGCGAATCTGGCGCGTTAG
- a CDS encoding LysR substrate-binding domain-containing protein: protein MSQQREAIDTYLLRVLHTLLMERSVTRAAVKLNQSQPAISAALRRLRDITGDPLLVRGKSGMVPTEYGLRLLEPVQNALREIERIRFQQHNFDPATSIRCYRIGCPDYLNVLFVPTVVERFRQAAPNATLEFHSLGPAFDYELALEEGKLDIVIGNWPEPPEQLHLSNLFVDQIVCLMSNTHPFAKRGGLTLDQYLNAPHLAPTPYSVGQRGAIDVHLARERLKRHVVVTLPYFNLAPYVLIKSDLIFTTTRLFADHYARFLPLTVVPAPLDFPPMQYYQLWHERCHYSDEVRWLRSLVAEATKTLIDKP from the coding sequence ATGAGTCAGCAACGCGAGGCGATCGACACGTATCTTTTGCGCGTCTTGCACACCCTTCTGATGGAGCGCAGCGTCACCCGCGCCGCCGTCAAGCTCAACCAGTCGCAACCCGCCATCAGCGCCGCCTTGCGGCGCCTGCGCGACATCACCGGCGACCCGCTACTCGTGCGCGGCAAGTCCGGCATGGTGCCCACGGAGTACGGCCTGCGCCTGCTCGAACCAGTGCAGAACGCGCTGCGCGAAATCGAGCGCATCCGCTTCCAGCAGCACAATTTCGATCCGGCCACGTCTATCCGCTGTTACCGCATCGGCTGCCCCGACTATCTCAACGTGCTGTTCGTGCCCACCGTGGTCGAGCGCTTCCGCCAGGCCGCGCCCAATGCCACGCTCGAATTCCATTCGCTCGGGCCCGCGTTCGACTACGAACTCGCGCTCGAGGAGGGCAAGCTCGACATCGTCATCGGTAACTGGCCCGAACCGCCCGAGCAGCTGCACCTCTCGAATCTGTTCGTCGACCAGATCGTGTGCCTGATGAGCAACACGCATCCGTTCGCCAAGCGCGGCGGCCTCACGCTCGACCAGTACCTCAACGCGCCGCATCTCGCGCCCACGCCCTACTCCGTGGGCCAGCGCGGCGCCATCGACGTGCATCTCGCGCGCGAGCGCCTCAAGCGCCACGTGGTCGTCACGCTGCCGTACTTCAATCTCGCGCCGTACGTGCTCATCAAGTCGGATCTGATCTTCACGACCACGCGCCTGTTCGCCGATCACTACGCGCGCTTCCTGCCGCTCACGGTCGTGCCGGCGCCGCTCGACTTTCCGCCGATGCAGTACTACCAGCTGTGGCACGAGCGCTGCCATTACTCCGACGAAGTGCGCTGGCTGCGCAGCCTCGTCGCCGAGGCCACCAAAACGCTGATCGACAAGCCTTGA
- a CDS encoding ABC transporter ATP-binding protein: protein MGDSSLDAASAETRRNSVPRLALTGITKQYPAVRANDDVTLTVAPGEIHALLGENGAGKSTLMKIVYGAVRPDAGEIRWEGQPVEIASPAAARKLGIGMVFQHFSLFETLTVGENIALSLDEPFDLKALAARIREVSGQYGLDVDPQRHVHSLTVGERQRVEIVRCLLQNPRLLIMDEPTSVLTPQAVRKLFGTLRRLASEGCSILYISHKLDEIQELCDTATVLRGGKVTGHVTPRDETHASLARLMVGRELPDYTRRAHTPGDVLLDVKDLSMPSDDPFGTSLASVSFGVHAGEILGIAGVSGNGQAELLAALSGEAQAGRHHVAAGAVTICGKPAGRLPAGARRKLGFAFVPEERLGRGAVPAMSLSENALLTAHREGMVRSGWLKTGAMRAFAERCIGAFDVRCGGPDALAQSLSGGNLQKFIVGREILQTPKVLVVAQPTWGVDVGAAAFIRQQLLDLSARGVAILVISEELEELFDICDRIAVLAGGRLSPARLTGETNAEEIGRWMAGLFGERAAQDGGPGNRQDNEPPAQSVAHA, encoded by the coding sequence ATGGGCGATTCTTCTCTAGACGCGGCATCGGCCGAAACGCGGCGCAATAGCGTCCCGCGGCTCGCGCTCACCGGCATCACGAAGCAGTATCCCGCCGTGCGCGCCAACGACGACGTGACGCTCACGGTCGCGCCCGGCGAGATCCACGCGTTGCTCGGCGAAAACGGCGCGGGCAAGAGCACGCTCATGAAGATCGTCTACGGCGCGGTGCGGCCCGACGCGGGCGAGATCCGCTGGGAAGGCCAGCCGGTGGAGATCGCGAGCCCGGCGGCCGCGCGCAAGCTCGGCATCGGCATGGTGTTCCAGCATTTTTCGCTGTTCGAAACGCTGACGGTGGGCGAAAACATCGCGCTCTCGCTCGACGAGCCGTTCGATCTCAAGGCGCTGGCCGCGCGCATTCGCGAGGTGTCGGGGCAGTACGGGCTCGACGTCGATCCGCAGCGCCACGTGCACAGCCTCACCGTGGGCGAGCGCCAGCGCGTGGAAATCGTGCGCTGCCTGCTGCAAAACCCACGGCTCCTCATCATGGACGAGCCCACTTCCGTGCTCACGCCGCAGGCGGTGCGCAAGCTGTTCGGCACGCTGCGGCGGCTCGCCTCGGAAGGCTGCAGCATTCTCTATATCAGCCACAAGCTCGACGAAATTCAGGAACTCTGCGACACGGCCACGGTGCTGCGCGGCGGCAAGGTCACGGGCCACGTCACGCCGCGCGACGAAACTCACGCGTCGCTCGCGCGGCTCATGGTTGGCCGCGAGTTGCCCGATTACACACGCCGCGCCCACACGCCCGGCGACGTGCTGCTCGACGTGAAGGATCTGTCGATGCCGAGCGACGACCCGTTCGGCACCTCGCTCGCCAGCGTTTCGTTCGGCGTGCACGCGGGCGAAATTCTGGGCATTGCCGGCGTATCGGGTAACGGTCAGGCCGAATTGCTGGCCGCGCTTTCGGGCGAAGCGCAGGCGGGCCGCCATCACGTGGCCGCCGGCGCCGTGACGATCTGCGGCAAGCCCGCGGGCCGTCTCCCGGCGGGCGCGCGGCGCAAGCTCGGCTTCGCGTTCGTGCCGGAAGAGCGGCTCGGTCGCGGCGCGGTCCCGGCGATGTCGCTCTCGGAAAACGCGCTGCTCACGGCGCATCGCGAAGGCATGGTGCGTTCGGGCTGGCTCAAGACCGGTGCGATGCGGGCGTTCGCCGAGCGCTGCATCGGCGCGTTCGACGTGCGCTGCGGCGGCCCCGATGCGCTCGCGCAAAGTCTGTCGGGCGGCAATCTGCAGAAGTTCATTGTTGGCCGCGAGATCCTGCAAACGCCGAAAGTGCTCGTGGTCGCGCAACCCACGTGGGGCGTCGACGTGGGCGCGGCGGCGTTCATTCGCCAGCAGTTGCTCGATCTCTCGGCGCGCGGCGTGGCGATTCTCGTGATCTCCGAAGAACTCGAGGAACTGTTCGACATCTGCGATCGCATTGCCGTGCTCGCGGGCGGACGTCTCTCCCCGGCGCGCTTGACGGGCGAGACCAACGCCGAGGAAATCGGCCGCTGGATGGCGGGGCTGTTCGGCGAGCGCGCGGCGCAGGACGGCGGCCCGGGCAATCGTCAGGATAACGAACCGCCTGCGCAATCCGTCGCGCACGCCTGA
- a CDS encoding ABC transporter permease, which yields MIFPYRLEARTAPSRTVRIAVPLIAAALTLAIGFLIFGLVGRDPVQAMHAFFIEPLSSVNGWSELLLKASPLCLIALGLAAGYRANVWNIGAEGQMVLGGIAASGVAIYFDQASGWWILFLMMIAGVLGGMAWAAIPAWLKSRFNTNEILVSLMLTYVATQLLIWLVSGPWRDPQGMNFPLSEMFSGDALYPTFGGDWRIHWLRGTRLNASIFLTLAAIPLVWLFMRRSFAGYRMSVGGLAPLAARYAGFSEKKTIWTSLLLSGGLAGLAGMGEIAGPIGQLQATWSPGYGFTAIIVVFVGRLHPVGIVLASLLMALLYLGGEAVQTSLQLPQALSGVFQGLLLFCLLGADLFVNYRVRRRHALIDTTTKQA from the coding sequence ATGATCTTTCCGTATCGACTCGAAGCTCGCACGGCGCCCTCGCGCACGGTGCGCATTGCCGTGCCGCTGATTGCCGCGGCGCTCACGCTCGCCATCGGCTTCCTGATTTTCGGCCTCGTGGGCCGCGATCCCGTGCAGGCGATGCACGCGTTCTTCATCGAACCGCTCTCGAGCGTCAACGGCTGGAGCGAACTGCTGCTCAAGGCGTCGCCGCTTTGCCTGATCGCGCTCGGTCTCGCGGCCGGGTATCGCGCGAACGTCTGGAACATAGGCGCGGAAGGCCAGATGGTGCTCGGCGGCATCGCGGCGAGCGGCGTGGCGATTTACTTCGACCAGGCCTCGGGCTGGTGGATCCTGTTCCTCATGATGATCGCGGGCGTGCTCGGCGGCATGGCATGGGCGGCGATTCCCGCCTGGCTCAAAAGCCGCTTCAACACCAACGAAATTCTCGTGAGCCTGATGCTCACCTACGTGGCCACGCAACTGCTGATCTGGCTCGTGAGCGGTCCGTGGCGCGATCCGCAGGGCATGAACTTTCCGCTTTCGGAGATGTTCAGCGGCGACGCGCTGTATCCCACCTTCGGCGGCGACTGGCGTATTCACTGGCTGCGCGGCACGCGCCTGAACGCGTCGATTTTTCTCACGCTCGCGGCCATTCCGCTCGTGTGGCTGTTCATGCGCCGCAGCTTCGCCGGTTATCGCATGAGCGTAGGCGGTCTCGCGCCGCTGGCCGCGCGCTATGCCGGTTTCTCGGAGAAGAAAACCATCTGGACGTCGCTGCTGCTCTCGGGCGGTCTCGCGGGGCTCGCGGGCATGGGCGAGATCGCGGGACCGATCGGCCAGTTGCAGGCCACGTGGTCGCCGGGCTACGGGTTCACGGCGATCATCGTCGTGTTCGTCGGGCGGCTGCATCCGGTGGGCATCGTGCTCGCGAGTCTGCTGATGGCGCTGCTCTATCTCGGCGGCGAAGCGGTGCAGACCTCGCTGCAACTGCCGCAGGCGCTCTCGGGCGTGTTCCAGGGCTTGCTGCTCTTCTGCCTGCTGGGCGCGGATCTGTTCGTGAACTATCGCGTGCGCCGCCGTCATGCCCTCATCGACACCACCACGAAACAAGCCTAA
- a CDS encoding ABC transporter permease, translating to MDIQQASSLASSAVTAAIPLMFAGVGELVTEKSGVLNLGVEGMMLMGAVTGYAVTTITGSPWLGLLAGMGAGVAMALLFGFLTLTMLANQVATGLSLTIFGVGLSAYVGKPYTSAATSATIAAWPIPGLSHLPVLGPALFNLTPVDYLAFVMFAVVGWFLYRTRAGLVLRSVGESPQVAHSVGFPVIGVRYGATAFGGAMAGLAGSYYSVVQLHLWQEQITAGRGWIALALVVFATWRPGRLLIGALLFGAVTGAQFYAQAIGVPVPTQFLAMLPYVATVVVLVLISRNPNTIRLNAPASLGKPFFGAA from the coding sequence ATGGATATCCAGCAAGCCAGTTCGCTCGCGTCGAGCGCCGTCACCGCCGCCATTCCGCTGATGTTCGCGGGCGTGGGCGAACTCGTCACGGAAAAGTCGGGCGTGCTCAACCTCGGCGTCGAAGGCATGATGCTGATGGGCGCCGTGACCGGCTACGCCGTCACCACGATCACGGGCAGTCCGTGGCTCGGCCTGCTCGCGGGCATGGGCGCGGGCGTGGCGATGGCGCTGCTGTTCGGCTTTCTCACGCTTACCATGCTGGCGAACCAGGTCGCCACCGGGCTTTCGCTGACGATCTTCGGCGTGGGTTTGTCCGCGTACGTGGGCAAGCCGTACACCTCGGCCGCGACCTCGGCAACGATCGCCGCCTGGCCGATTCCGGGCCTCTCGCACCTGCCCGTGCTCGGGCCCGCGCTGTTCAACCTCACGCCGGTGGACTATCTCGCGTTCGTCATGTTCGCCGTGGTCGGCTGGTTCCTCTATCGCACGCGCGCCGGGCTCGTGCTGCGCTCCGTTGGCGAGTCGCCGCAGGTCGCGCATTCGGTGGGCTTTCCCGTGATCGGCGTGCGCTACGGCGCGACCGCATTCGGCGGCGCGATGGCCGGGCTCGCGGGCAGCTATTACTCGGTCGTGCAACTGCATTTGTGGCAGGAGCAGATCACGGCCGGGCGCGGCTGGATCGCGCTCGCGCTGGTGGTGTTCGCCACGTGGCGTCCGGGCCGCCTGTTGATCGGCGCGCTGCTGTTCGGCGCGGTCACGGGCGCGCAGTTCTATGCGCAGGCCATTGGCGTGCCGGTGCCCACGCAGTTCCTCGCCATGCTGCCGTACGTCGCCACCGTGGTGGTGCTCGTGCTCATCTCGCGCAACCCGAACACCATTCGACTGAACGCGCCGGCCTCGCTCGGCAAGCCGTTCTTTGGCGCCGCCTAG
- a CDS encoding BMP family ABC transporter substrate-binding protein yields the protein MKKTILTAFAVAAACGTAALASTAQAADAPGVAFVYLGNPGDAGWTYAHDQGSKMAEQKFGNKIKITRVENVPESADSERVFRDLASKGNKIIFGSSFGYQDFELKVAKDFPDTVFLHATGYKKAPNFGTYDVRMYQGAYLAGVAAGYATKTNTLGFVASVPIPEVVRNINAYTLGARSVNPKVHTKVIWINSWFDPGKEKQAAETLIGQGADVLLQNTDSSATLATAEEKHVHAFGWDSNMKKFGPHAHLGSVEANWGVYYTAVIQQVLDGKWKNDPVWWGIPQKAVDLGDVNTADLSADAQKAVAAKREAIAGGKWDVFTGPIKDQSGAVKVPAGKTLTDPELQRLNWYVEGVDGSLPK from the coding sequence ATGAAAAAAACCATCCTGACCGCTTTCGCCGTTGCCGCCGCGTGCGGCACGGCGGCGCTCGCGAGCACGGCGCAGGCCGCCGACGCGCCGGGCGTCGCGTTCGTCTACCTCGGCAATCCGGGCGATGCCGGCTGGACCTACGCGCACGATCAGGGCTCGAAGATGGCCGAGCAGAAGTTCGGCAACAAGATCAAGATCACGCGCGTGGAAAACGTGCCGGAATCGGCGGACTCAGAACGCGTGTTCCGCGATCTCGCGAGCAAGGGCAACAAGATCATCTTCGGTTCGAGCTTCGGTTATCAGGACTTCGAACTCAAGGTCGCCAAGGATTTCCCCGACACGGTCTTCCTGCACGCGACCGGCTACAAGAAGGCGCCGAACTTCGGCACCTATGACGTGCGCATGTATCAGGGCGCGTATCTCGCGGGCGTCGCGGCCGGTTATGCGACGAAGACGAACACGCTCGGCTTCGTGGCGTCGGTGCCGATTCCCGAAGTCGTGCGCAACATCAACGCCTACACGCTGGGCGCGCGCTCGGTGAATCCGAAGGTCCACACCAAGGTCATCTGGATCAACAGCTGGTTCGATCCGGGCAAGGAAAAGCAGGCCGCCGAAACGCTGATCGGGCAGGGCGCCGACGTGCTGCTGCAAAACACCGACTCGAGCGCCACGCTCGCCACCGCCGAAGAGAAGCACGTGCACGCGTTCGGCTGGGATTCGAACATGAAGAAGTTCGGTCCGCACGCGCACCTCGGCTCGGTGGAAGCGAACTGGGGCGTGTACTACACGGCCGTGATCCAGCAGGTGCTCGACGGCAAGTGGAAGAACGATCCCGTGTGGTGGGGCATTCCGCAGAAGGCCGTCGATCTCGGCGACGTGAACACCGCCGATCTCTCCGCCGACGCGCAGAAGGCCGTGGCCGCGAAGCGCGAAGCCATCGCGGGCGGCAAGTGGGACGTGTTCACGGGCCCGATCAAGGATCAGTCGGGCGCCGTCAAGGTGCCGGCCGGCAAGACGCTCACCGACCCGGAACTGCAGCGTCTGAACTGGTACGTGGAAGGCGTGGACGGCTCGCTGCCGAAGTAA
- a CDS encoding dodecin produces MSDHVYKQIELTGSSKVSSDDAIRCAIARASKTLRQLHWFEVVETRGLIEHDQISFWQVTIKVGMRLDD; encoded by the coding sequence ATGAGTGACCACGTCTACAAGCAGATCGAACTCACCGGCTCGTCCAAGGTGTCCAGCGACGACGCCATTCGCTGCGCCATCGCCCGCGCCTCGAAAACGCTGCGTCAGTTGCACTGGTTCGAGGTCGTGGAGACGCGCGGGCTGATCGAGCACGATCAGATCTCGTTCTGGCAGGTCACGATCAAGGTCGGCATGCGACTCGACGATTGA